Proteins encoded together in one Alteribacter keqinensis window:
- the tkt gene encoding transketolase → MSTNMENLSISTIRTLAIDSIEKANSGHPGMPMGAAPMAYTLFSNYMNHNPKNPKWFNRDRFVLSAGHGSMLLYSLLHLHGYDVSMEDLKEFRQWGSKTPGHPEYGHTPGVDATTGPLGQGLAMATGMAMAERHLAATYNRDNYNVVDHYTYAICGDGDLMEGVSAESASLAGHLKLGRLIVLYDSNDISLDGDLDKSFTESVEDRYKAYGWQVIRVEDGNNLDEINRAIESAKEDERPTMIEVKTTIGYGSPNKSGKSASHGAPLGEDEAKLTKDYYKWTFEKDFHVPDEVRDHYKTLAEHGAEKEQQWNDLFEGYKEAYPELAKELKHAMSGELPEGWDKDVPVYQVGDKLATRASGGEVINGIGKNVRYLFGGSADLASSNKTMLNGVEDFTSENYSGRNIWFGVREFAMAAAVNGMALHGGVKPYAATFFVFSDYLRPAVRLSALMQVPVTYVFTHDSIAVGEDGPTHEPIEQLPAMRAIPGLSVIRPADGNETAAAYKLAMESKNVPTALILTRQGLPTLEGTDQKAYEGVKKGAYVVSEANGDIDGVLLATGSEVSLAVEAQKALEKEGLFVSVVSMPSWDRFEQQSAEYKKSVIPTDVKPRLAIEMAANLGWERYTGDGGSVLAIDGFGASAPGDRIMEEYGFTVENVVSNFKQLLER, encoded by the coding sequence ATGTCTACGAATATGGAAAACCTTTCCATCAGCACTATTCGTACGCTCGCAATCGACAGTATCGAAAAAGCAAATTCCGGACACCCTGGAATGCCAATGGGTGCTGCTCCGATGGCGTATACGCTATTTTCAAATTACATGAATCATAACCCCAAAAACCCTAAATGGTTTAACCGAGACCGCTTTGTATTGTCTGCAGGACACGGATCCATGCTGCTATACAGCCTTTTACACCTGCACGGTTACGATGTATCAATGGAAGACTTAAAAGAATTCCGCCAATGGGGATCGAAAACACCAGGTCACCCTGAATACGGCCATACTCCGGGTGTAGACGCGACGACTGGTCCATTGGGACAAGGACTTGCAATGGCAACAGGAATGGCTATGGCAGAAAGACACCTTGCTGCAACCTACAACCGTGACAACTATAATGTTGTTGATCATTATACATATGCCATCTGCGGTGATGGTGACTTAATGGAAGGGGTTTCTGCAGAGTCTGCATCCCTTGCAGGGCACCTGAAGCTCGGTCGCTTGATCGTTCTTTATGATTCCAACGATATCTCACTTGACGGTGACCTTGACAAATCATTCACCGAGAGCGTTGAAGACCGGTATAAGGCCTACGGCTGGCAGGTTATCCGTGTAGAGGACGGAAATAACCTTGATGAAATCAACCGCGCTATTGAGTCGGCTAAAGAAGACGAGCGTCCTACAATGATAGAAGTAAAAACAACAATCGGTTACGGCTCACCGAATAAGAGTGGTAAATCTGCTTCCCACGGGGCTCCACTTGGTGAAGACGAAGCCAAACTTACAAAAGATTACTATAAGTGGACGTTTGAAAAAGACTTCCACGTTCCCGATGAAGTCCGTGATCATTACAAAACCCTTGCTGAACACGGAGCTGAAAAAGAACAGCAGTGGAATGACCTCTTTGAAGGGTACAAAGAAGCCTACCCTGAACTTGCAAAAGAGCTTAAGCATGCTATGAGCGGTGAACTTCCGGAAGGTTGGGACAAAGACGTTCCGGTTTACCAGGTGGGAGATAAGCTTGCCACACGTGCATCCGGTGGTGAAGTGATCAATGGAATCGGTAAAAACGTCCGTTACCTGTTTGGGGGATCGGCTGACCTTGCATCATCCAACAAAACGATGCTGAATGGAGTAGAGGACTTCACAAGCGAAAACTACAGCGGCCGCAATATCTGGTTTGGTGTACGTGAATTTGCTATGGCTGCAGCGGTAAATGGTATGGCTCTTCACGGGGGCGTGAAACCGTATGCTGCAACATTCTTTGTGTTTTCCGACTACCTCCGTCCTGCTGTACGTTTAAGTGCTCTGATGCAGGTTCCTGTAACATACGTATTTACACATGACAGCATCGCTGTAGGAGAAGACGGCCCGACCCATGAACCGATTGAACAGCTTCCGGCAATGCGTGCGATTCCAGGCCTTTCTGTCATCCGTCCGGCTGACGGCAATGAAACGGCTGCAGCTTACAAGCTCGCAATGGAAAGCAAAAATGTTCCTACTGCACTCATCCTGACAAGACAAGGTCTGCCTACCCTTGAAGGAACTGACCAGAAAGCTTATGAAGGCGTTAAAAAAGGTGCTTACGTTGTTTCTGAAGCAAACGGCGACATTGATGGTGTACTTCTTGCCACCGGTTCTGAAGTTTCCCTTGCTGTAGAAGCACAAAAAGCCCTTGAAAAAGAAGGCCTGTTCGTTTCTGTCGTAAGCATGCCAAGCTGGGACCGCTTTGAACAGCAGTCAGCTGAGTACAAAAAATCGGTTATCCCAACGGATGTTAAACCGCGTCTTGCCATCGAAATGGCAGCAAACCTCGGCTGGGAGCGCTACACAGGAGACGGCGGATCCGTTCTTGCCATCGATGGGTTCGGTGCCTCAGCGCCTGGTGACCGCATTATGGAAGAATACGGATTTACCGTGGAAAACGTAGTATCCAACTTTAAGCAGCTGCTTGAAAGATAA
- the sirA gene encoding sporulation inhibitor of replication protein SirA, whose protein sequence is MRTYEIYLINEEVAFIYYGFEGKLFHLFKEHHEAVTPLKDITKRQVSYIQKSYDYLELNAWLIRRFNNQKGYKNERWVHTFISDNEESQAVLTVQKEKLTIKSRGTFEAETRFFDTLKEFDDFFLAVDYDREKYGWLRPLKSLRIVEQG, encoded by the coding sequence GTGCGAACTTATGAAATCTATCTTATAAATGAAGAAGTTGCATTCATTTATTACGGTTTTGAAGGAAAGCTGTTTCATTTGTTTAAAGAACATCACGAAGCTGTGACTCCTCTGAAAGATATAACGAAACGTCAGGTTTCATATATACAAAAGTCCTATGACTATCTTGAACTGAATGCCTGGCTCATACGCCGGTTTAACAATCAAAAAGGATACAAAAATGAAAGATGGGTCCACACTTTCATTTCAGATAATGAAGAAAGCCAGGCGGTCCTTACTGTTCAAAAAGAGAAACTGACAATAAAATCTCGTGGAACATTTGAAGCTGAAACCCGATTTTTTGACACGTTAAAAGAGTTTGATGATTTTTTTCTTGCGGTCGATTACGACCGGGAAAAATACGGATGGCTCCGTCCCCTGAAGAGTCTCAGAATTGTGGAACAGGGCTGA
- a CDS encoding sensor histidine kinase, with the protein MKLSHRITLYSTVTLLVLLLVVNTSIYFLFHHYTMNAELDRAMSQARTVVEAMQTTGNNEDDAGAFIGASVPEGGMIRVVRENSETPIAVTKNIELNGISPEFSPRETTEDITFNEQAYASARSPVIWTDGSIASLELIAPMNTYEETLGILRVILLISSIVILIPSFFAARALSRFILLPVQNLVQTMNQIREEGSFKKIDIDERAKDELAMMGHSFNHMIDLLKKNFDKQKQFVSDASHELKTPLTVICSYARLLKRWGMERPEVLEEAVNAIDSESRRMKEMTNQMLALASGETEETLQVMNVDLCRLTSEIAKKLGTAYQRQVDVQCSEEAVINGDEGKLNQLLFILIDNGLKYSEEGLTVNVKKVDGSQHVEVRDFGIGIPEEDLHSVFERFFRVDKARTRKTGGTGLGLSIAMAIAKSHKGTIKVESEEGKGSVFTLILPEEGLRL; encoded by the coding sequence ATGAAACTCTCTCATCGCATTACACTTTATTCCACAGTAACACTTCTCGTTTTGCTTCTGGTAGTCAATACCAGCATCTATTTTCTCTTTCACCATTACACAATGAATGCAGAGCTTGACAGGGCTATGAGTCAGGCGAGGACTGTGGTTGAAGCCATGCAGACGACTGGTAACAACGAGGATGATGCAGGGGCGTTTATCGGTGCTTCTGTACCTGAGGGCGGTATGATCAGGGTTGTCCGGGAAAATAGTGAAACCCCGATTGCCGTGACTAAAAATATAGAATTGAACGGGATCAGTCCTGAGTTTTCCCCACGGGAAACGACAGAGGACATCACGTTTAATGAGCAGGCATACGCCAGTGCAAGAAGCCCGGTTATCTGGACGGATGGATCCATTGCCTCCCTTGAGCTCATTGCACCTATGAATACCTATGAAGAAACGCTGGGTATTCTCCGGGTTATTTTACTCATTTCATCAATTGTCATCTTAATTCCTTCTTTCTTTGCAGCGAGGGCGTTAAGCCGTTTTATTCTTCTTCCGGTTCAAAATCTTGTACAGACGATGAACCAGATAAGGGAAGAGGGAAGCTTTAAGAAGATTGATATCGATGAACGGGCAAAAGATGAACTTGCCATGATGGGACATTCATTTAATCATATGATTGATCTGTTAAAGAAAAACTTTGATAAACAAAAACAGTTTGTCTCTGATGCTTCTCATGAATTAAAAACCCCTCTGACGGTTATCTGCAGCTATGCACGGCTGTTGAAAAGGTGGGGAATGGAGCGTCCTGAGGTGCTGGAGGAGGCAGTAAACGCCATTGATTCAGAATCCCGCAGGATGAAAGAGATGACAAATCAGATGCTTGCCCTCGCGTCAGGAGAAACAGAGGAGACGCTGCAGGTGATGAACGTTGATTTGTGCAGACTGACTTCGGAAATTGCGAAAAAGCTCGGCACTGCTTATCAAAGACAAGTAGATGTTCAATGCTCCGAAGAAGCTGTTATAAATGGAGATGAAGGAAAGCTTAACCAGCTTCTCTTTATTTTAATAGACAACGGATTAAAGTACAGTGAAGAGGGTCTGACGGTTAATGTAAAAAAAGTGGACGGCAGTCAGCATGTTGAAGTCCGGGATTTCGGGATCGGTATCCCGGAAGAGGATCTGCACTCTGTTTTTGAACGCTTTTTCAGAGTCGATAAAGCAAGAACGCGGAAAACAGGGGGGACAGGGCTTGGCCTCTCGATCGCCATGGCCATCGCCAAAAGTCACAAAGGAACAATTAAAGTTGAAAGTGAGGAAGGAAAAGGGTCTGTATTTACTCTTATCCTTCCCGAGGAAGGACTGAGATTATGA
- a CDS encoding YneF family protein, whose product MWVNILIGVLSLLGGIAIGFFIARQYMMSYMKKNPPINEKMLRVMMMQMGMNPSQKKINQMMKAMQNQK is encoded by the coding sequence ATGTGGGTAAATATTTTAATCGGTGTTTTAAGCTTACTGGGCGGAATCGCAATCGGCTTCTTTATTGCAAGACAATACATGATGAGCTATATGAAAAAGAATCCGCCAATTAATGAAAAAATGCTTCGTGTAATGATGATGCAGATGGGGATGAACCCATCCCAAAAGAAGATTAATCAGATGATGAAAGCGATGCAGAACCAGAAGTAG
- the dacB gene encoding D-alanyl-D-alanine carboxypeptidase/D-alanyl-D-alanine endopeptidase encodes MKKVSRKATLIMVMLLFVLGAAHFTTAEMDGDLTAEQELAKDLHTILQDERLDHAVAGVHVRSAESGEELFSFNGGTSLVPASGQKLLAGAAALDRLGPEHTFNTEVLTNGEQRGAVLQGDLFIKGEGDPTILPADYEQMAGKIAEMGIKNIHGNIVADDTYFDDMRLSLDLSWFNQRRHTGAQVSALSFAPDASLLSDAALDRYNTASVYIEIHPGENPGDPAKVQVTPETDAITIRNDIETVESGGTRTFDWGREHGTNEIFFEGTLPVDGVRITQYVAVWEPTEVVLNLFNQALEENGVQVHGDLTLGETPSNAQALTSHHSMSLTEMMYPYMKLSQNNHSEHLTKTLGKEVLGEGTWNNGLSVVEEYLERAGVDTSTVQLRDGSGMSHLNKIPPREMTQLLFGVQKEDWFDLYYDSLPVAGMDDHMEGGTLRLRMRGTAAEGNAHAKTGTITSKTSLSGYVKTKDDEQLAFSIILNNFIGSSPTSVEDAIVVRLAEFSRGLE; translated from the coding sequence ATGAAAAAAGTCAGTCGAAAGGCAACGTTAATCATGGTTATGTTGCTGTTCGTTCTGGGTGCAGCTCATTTCACAACGGCAGAGATGGATGGGGATCTGACTGCCGAACAGGAACTGGCAAAGGACCTGCATACGATTTTGCAGGATGAACGTCTTGACCATGCAGTTGCAGGGGTTCATGTTAGATCAGCAGAAAGCGGAGAAGAGCTTTTTTCTTTTAACGGAGGAACGAGTCTCGTTCCCGCATCGGGACAAAAGCTCTTGGCAGGGGCTGCCGCTTTGGATCGTCTTGGTCCGGAGCACACGTTTAACACAGAAGTCTTAACAAATGGGGAGCAGCGAGGAGCTGTCTTACAAGGTGATCTCTTCATTAAAGGAGAAGGGGATCCGACCATTCTTCCTGCAGATTATGAACAGATGGCCGGGAAAATTGCAGAGATGGGTATTAAAAACATTCATGGTAATATTGTGGCGGATGATACGTATTTTGATGACATGCGATTAAGTCTGGATTTATCGTGGTTTAATCAACGGCGTCACACTGGAGCACAAGTATCGGCCTTAAGCTTTGCGCCGGATGCGTCACTGTTATCCGATGCAGCCCTTGACCGGTACAATACGGCTTCGGTTTACATTGAAATTCATCCGGGTGAAAACCCTGGTGATCCTGCAAAAGTACAGGTTACACCGGAAACGGATGCGATTACGATTCGAAACGACATTGAAACGGTTGAATCCGGCGGAACCAGGACCTTTGACTGGGGAAGAGAGCACGGTACAAATGAGATCTTTTTTGAAGGAACGCTGCCTGTAGATGGAGTCCGGATTACGCAGTACGTAGCCGTATGGGAACCGACAGAAGTGGTTTTGAATCTTTTTAATCAGGCTCTTGAGGAAAATGGTGTCCAAGTTCACGGGGATCTCACATTGGGAGAAACACCATCAAATGCACAAGCGTTGACGAGTCATCATTCAATGTCACTTACAGAAATGATGTATCCTTATATGAAACTCAGTCAGAACAATCATTCTGAACATTTAACGAAAACGTTAGGAAAAGAAGTTTTGGGAGAGGGAACGTGGAATAACGGGCTCAGTGTGGTAGAAGAGTATCTGGAACGTGCAGGTGTTGATACTTCAACTGTCCAGCTTCGGGACGGTTCAGGCATGTCACACTTAAACAAAATTCCTCCCCGGGAGATGACCCAGCTTTTGTTCGGCGTTCAGAAAGAAGATTGGTTTGATTTGTATTATGATTCCCTGCCGGTTGCAGGTATGGACGATCACATGGAAGGAGGCACACTGCGTCTTCGCATGAGAGGTACGGCTGCAGAAGGTAACGCCCACGCTAAAACCGGAACGATTACTTCCAAAACATCACTTTCGGGTTATGTGAAGACAAAAGATGATGAACAACTTGCCTTTTCTATTATTCTCAACAATTTCATCGGCTCATCACCGACGTCTGTTGAAGACGCCATAGTGGTCCGTCTCGCAGAGTTTTCAAGAGGTCTGGAATAA
- a CDS encoding PepSY domain-containing protein, translating to MKKLTVVLTSIFVIGGTSALAMANSNEGSVNTVDLDSPFETEAEEITEEQKDQNNKKQNSKEQLTKNDAVAIVKERFENAKIDEVELEKEKGKLVYEVEIDYKGEDGDVYVDAVTGEVVKVDSDLKKAENRQSEGKNDNKSSDREQNGEKISSEKAGEIALAHIGEGYIDDIELEKKKGKLIYEVEIEYGNDKEVEVYLDAYTGEVLFTEHD from the coding sequence ATGAAAAAACTGACAGTCGTTTTAACAAGTATTTTTGTAATCGGAGGTACATCCGCTCTGGCCATGGCCAACTCAAATGAAGGTTCAGTCAATACAGTGGACTTGGATTCTCCATTCGAAACAGAAGCAGAAGAAATAACAGAAGAACAAAAAGACCAAAACAACAAAAAACAAAACAGTAAAGAGCAGCTCACGAAAAATGACGCCGTTGCTATTGTGAAAGAACGATTTGAAAATGCAAAAATCGATGAAGTGGAGCTTGAAAAGGAAAAGGGTAAACTCGTGTATGAAGTTGAAATTGATTATAAAGGTGAAGACGGTGATGTTTATGTAGACGCTGTAACCGGTGAGGTTGTTAAGGTTGATTCTGATCTGAAAAAAGCGGAGAACAGACAGTCTGAAGGCAAAAATGATAACAAATCAAGTGACCGGGAGCAAAATGGAGAGAAAATTTCTTCTGAAAAAGCCGGAGAAATCGCCCTTGCCCACATTGGAGAAGGCTACATTGATGATATCGAGCTAGAAAAGAAAAAAGGAAAGCTAATATATGAAGTTGAAATTGAATATGGAAATGACAAAGAAGTTGAAGTATACCTTGATGCCTATACAGGTGAGGTATTGTTTACAGAGCATGACTAA
- a CDS encoding response regulator transcription factor has product MEQIRILIIEDEANIAMVIKLELEYEGYTVEIKEDGRSGWEAIQKEEWDLILLDVMIPHISGIEVLRRLRAGDNQTPVIMLTARDAIVDKVTGLDQGANDYVTKPFEIEELLARIRACLRSAAGKKDQKDDDTLLTFLDLSVNTKTREVKRNGNQIELTPREYDLLVYLLEHPKQVLTREQILEKVWGFDYFGETNVVDVYIRYLRQKTDKPFETQLIHTIRGVGYVMKESK; this is encoded by the coding sequence GTGGAACAAATCCGAATTTTAATTATAGAAGACGAAGCAAATATCGCCATGGTTATTAAGCTTGAGCTTGAATATGAAGGCTATACTGTAGAGATAAAAGAAGACGGACGATCCGGATGGGAAGCCATTCAAAAAGAAGAATGGGATCTCATACTCCTGGACGTGATGATTCCCCATATAAGCGGAATCGAAGTGCTCAGGAGGCTGAGGGCTGGTGATAATCAGACGCCTGTTATTATGCTGACGGCAAGAGATGCCATCGTCGATAAAGTCACCGGTCTCGATCAGGGTGCAAATGACTATGTCACAAAGCCATTTGAAATTGAGGAACTCCTGGCAAGAATCCGTGCCTGCCTGAGATCGGCCGCAGGTAAAAAAGATCAGAAAGATGATGATACCCTGCTTACTTTTCTGGACTTGTCTGTAAATACAAAAACGAGAGAAGTAAAGCGGAACGGCAATCAAATTGAGCTTACACCCCGGGAATATGACCTGCTTGTTTACTTGCTTGAACATCCGAAGCAGGTTCTTACAAGAGAGCAGATTTTAGAAAAGGTCTGGGGATTTGACTATTTCGGTGAAACCAATGTTGTGGATGTGTATATAAGGTACCTGAGGCAAAAAACAGATAAACCATTTGAAACACAGCTCATCCATACCATACGGGGAGTAGGGTATGTAATGAAGGAGTCGAAATAA
- a CDS encoding PepSY domain-containing protein, with the protein MKKNVIAALTVILILIAGTVIYTNMKASANLSEDAIGDMLEERYDGEVKEIRTGNEQEEDIYQVELAAREGTYYIVVLAETGEILEMELLEHNEDGEGKDRQTLTVDEISERVLDSVDGDATILEVEQREEEGRTIYHVTVDQEGGTGTFELDAVSGEVLLYTQEEDEPEQQEPISEDEAIKIALREFQGEVDDVDLEQKDGRLVYDIEIENDDADVEADIIIDAYTGEVISVTFDN; encoded by the coding sequence ATGAAAAAAAACGTAATAGCAGCATTAACCGTCATTTTGATTCTAATCGCAGGAACGGTAATTTATACAAATATGAAGGCAAGTGCAAACCTGTCTGAAGACGCAATTGGCGACATGCTTGAAGAACGGTACGATGGTGAAGTAAAGGAGATCAGAACCGGTAACGAACAGGAAGAAGATATTTACCAGGTTGAGCTGGCTGCACGTGAGGGAACGTATTATATCGTTGTTTTAGCTGAAACAGGCGAAATCCTTGAGATGGAACTGCTTGAACATAATGAAGACGGTGAAGGCAAAGACCGGCAGACCCTTACGGTTGACGAAATCAGTGAGCGGGTACTGGATTCTGTCGATGGAGACGCGACGATCCTTGAAGTTGAACAGCGTGAAGAAGAAGGGCGTACGATTTACCACGTGACGGTGGATCAGGAAGGTGGAACAGGTACGTTTGAGCTTGATGCCGTAAGTGGGGAAGTGCTTTTGTATACACAGGAAGAAGATGAACCTGAACAGCAGGAGCCTATTTCTGAAGATGAAGCGATCAAAATTGCTCTCCGTGAATTCCAGGGTGAAGTGGATGACGTCGACCTTGAACAGAAAGACGGACGTCTTGTATATGATATTGAGATTGAAAATGACGACGCAGACGTTGAGGCAGACATTATTATCGATGCCTACACAGGTGAGGTGATTTCGGTTACGTTTGATAATTAA
- a CDS encoding ABC transporter transmembrane domain-containing protein, protein MKVFIDLLWYFKREKWQYGGGILVLAVVSFLSLIPPYAVGVIVDHINNNTLNEQILMQWMLTLGGLAIVIYILRYLWRILIFGSAIKLARLLRNNLYDHFSKMASSFYHRKRTGDLMAHSTNDIRAIEQTAGAGVLTLVDSLTMGGFVIITMAVTISWELTLIALIPMPLMAYATSKYGSLLHTRFGKAQAAFSSLNDKVQESMSGIRVTKAFGYEDHEVEAFREKSAEVVKRNVSVARVDALFDPTISVIVGLSFFLSVAFGAGFVVSGDITIGQLTSFTVYLGLLIWPMLAFGWLFNIVERGRASYDRVSSLLNEKQDVSDEPGAVEEPPTGSIDFEIERFTYENAEEPSLENIRFTSEKGQTIGIAGRTGSGKTTLVKALMREFNLADGEIRFGGKKTEAYTLDALRTSFGYVPQDHFLFSATIADNISFACPDASYSDIIKAAKLASIHEDIVRFEEGYETVVGERGVTLSGGQKQRISIARALLMNPEVLILDDSLSAVDAKTEEAILESLRSVRKGKTTFITAHRLSAINHADLIIVMDRGRIAERGTHTELMKSDGWYRRMYEHQQLESLIEKGGHSS, encoded by the coding sequence GTGAAAGTATTTATTGATTTACTATGGTATTTTAAGAGAGAAAAGTGGCAGTACGGTGGAGGGATTCTGGTCCTTGCTGTTGTTTCATTTTTAAGCCTGATCCCCCCTTATGCTGTCGGTGTGATCGTGGACCATATCAACAACAACACCCTTAATGAGCAGATTCTGATGCAGTGGATGCTCACGCTTGGCGGCCTTGCCATTGTCATTTATATTCTCCGTTATTTGTGGAGAATCCTGATTTTCGGGTCTGCCATAAAGCTGGCCAGGCTTCTCAGAAATAACCTGTACGACCATTTTTCGAAAATGGCCTCTTCTTTTTATCACCGAAAGCGGACAGGGGATCTGATGGCTCATTCTACAAATGATATCAGAGCCATTGAACAGACAGCGGGAGCAGGGGTACTCACTCTGGTCGACTCTCTTACAATGGGCGGCTTTGTAATCATTACCATGGCTGTGACCATCAGCTGGGAATTGACGCTCATTGCCCTTATTCCCATGCCTTTAATGGCATATGCTACGAGCAAGTACGGTTCCCTGCTCCACACCCGTTTTGGAAAAGCACAGGCGGCCTTTTCTTCCTTAAACGATAAAGTACAGGAGAGCATGTCAGGTATTCGTGTGACGAAAGCATTCGGATACGAGGATCACGAAGTGGAAGCATTCAGGGAAAAATCAGCTGAAGTAGTAAAGCGGAATGTATCCGTTGCCCGAGTCGACGCTTTATTCGATCCGACTATTTCCGTCATTGTGGGCCTGTCCTTTTTCCTGTCAGTCGCATTTGGTGCAGGGTTCGTTGTAAGTGGCGACATTACAATCGGGCAGCTAACAAGTTTTACTGTTTATCTCGGTCTGTTAATCTGGCCGATGCTCGCATTCGGATGGCTGTTTAACATCGTTGAACGGGGACGGGCCTCCTATGACCGTGTATCAAGTCTTTTAAACGAAAAGCAGGATGTATCTGACGAGCCTGGAGCCGTTGAAGAGCCTCCGACAGGCAGCATTGACTTTGAGATTGAACGCTTTACATATGAAAATGCTGAAGAACCGAGCCTTGAGAACATTCGTTTCACTTCCGAAAAGGGTCAGACGATCGGAATTGCGGGCAGGACGGGGAGCGGTAAAACGACACTTGTAAAAGCGCTCATGCGTGAATTTAATTTAGCGGACGGTGAGATCCGTTTTGGCGGGAAAAAAACTGAAGCGTATACACTGGATGCTCTCAGAACTTCGTTTGGATATGTGCCGCAGGATCATTTTTTATTTTCAGCCACCATTGCGGATAATATCAGCTTTGCATGTCCGGATGCATCCTACAGTGACATTATTAAAGCCGCAAAGCTCGCGTCTATCCATGAAGACATCGTCAGGTTTGAAGAAGGTTATGAAACAGTTGTAGGGGAACGGGGAGTGACATTATCAGGAGGGCAGAAACAGAGAATCAGTATTGCAAGGGCTCTGCTTATGAATCCTGAAGTCCTGATCCTGGATGACAGCCTCTCTGCGGTGGATGCAAAAACGGAAGAAGCCATACTCGAGTCTTTGAGAAGTGTAAGGAAAGGAAAAACCACCTTTATTACCGCTCACAGACTCAGTGCCATCAATCATGCTGATCTGATCATTGTCATGGACCGGGGGCGGATTGCAGAACGGGGAACCCATACAGAACTGATGAAGAGTGATGGCTGGTACAGGCGCATGTATGAACACCAGCAACTGGAATCACTCATTGAAAAAGGAGGGCACTCTTCATGA